A genomic region of Candidatus Paceibacterota bacterium contains the following coding sequences:
- a CDS encoding MarR family winged helix-turn-helix transcriptional regulator produces the protein MITEKDLENTILGFHRKLISELHKEAERLHFTPSQLQVLQFVSENENPTMKDIAAALNITPPSVTSIVEPLCDNGFLKREVDENDRRIVRVVVAPKTFKAFSSLKDAKLVILKNLFSKLNNEDKESLSKILNKIINE, from the coding sequence ATGATAACGGAAAAAGATCTCGAAAACACCATCCTCGGCTTTCACCGTAAGCTCATCAGTGAGCTTCATAAGGAAGCAGAGCGACTGCACTTCACGCCATCGCAACTCCAAGTGCTTCAATTCGTTTCGGAAAATGAAAACCCCACGATGAAGGATATTGCCGCTGCGCTCAATATCACACCACCGTCAGTGACGAGTATTGTGGAACCGCTTTGCGACAATGGATTCTTAAAGAGGGAAGTCGATGAGAACGATCGCCGCATCGTGCGTGTTGTTGTTGCCCCAAAGACGTTCAAGGCATTCTCCTCGCTAAAAGACGCGAAACTGGTCATTTTGAAAAACTTGTTCTCGAAGTTGAATAACGAAGACAAGGAATCGCTGAGCA